One window from the genome of Nitrosopumilus sp. encodes:
- a CDS encoding DUF6659 family protein: MASSKIDLLDVVQKILKLDTKMRFAAIIDSKGNIREAIMKTGKTNLKSQKEEEHFCKQVAQRRSMRKEFDRSLGKVRYVHVEREKVSQMVIYTKRNIVYFTMEPEMPINTKIRLITKIKKITSSL, translated from the coding sequence ATGGCTTCTTCAAAAATAGATTTACTTGATGTAGTTCAAAAAATTCTCAAATTAGATACTAAAATGAGATTTGCAGCCATTATTGATTCTAAAGGAAATATTAGAGAAGCCATAATGAAAACAGGAAAAACTAATCTAAAATCCCAAAAAGAAGAAGAGCATTTTTGTAAACAGGTTGCCCAAAGACGTTCCATGAGAAAAGAGTTTGACAGATCTCTTGGAAAAGTAAGATATGTTCATGTTGAAAGAGAAAAAGTTTCTCAAATGGTGATTTACACTAAACGAAATATTGTATATTTTACAATGGAACCTGAAATGCCTATTAACACAAAAATCCGATTAATCACTAAAATCAAAAAAATCACATCTTCACTTTAA
- the tatC gene encoding twin-arginine translocase subunit TatC, which produces MSELEGINQHLEELRKRLVRIVLVVGGISVFLLVFHAEPFQINQFTLYYPTMEPTHNIAAQITNHMRINLVPEDVQLIQTAPGQAFFAQMYVAALVGIVVSMPVIIKELVGFIKPALKENEIDVSRTISIPALGLFTAGCVFSYNLVIPYMLEFLYRYGEGAGLVTFLNVMEFVTFVLQFLLAFGFSFQLPLVMYAISASGMVDADFWRKNIRYAIVIIVIFGAIITPDGTGVTMMFVAGPMIALYAAGMIIIERKERKKLNT; this is translated from the coding sequence ATGTCCGAATTGGAAGGGATAAATCAACATTTAGAAGAATTAAGAAAAAGATTAGTTCGAATTGTTCTAGTAGTAGGAGGGATTTCTGTATTTTTGCTAGTATTTCACGCCGAACCATTTCAAATAAACCAATTCACTTTGTACTATCCAACCATGGAACCAACTCACAATATTGCGGCACAAATTACAAACCATATGAGAATCAACTTAGTGCCAGAGGATGTACAATTAATACAAACAGCTCCAGGACAAGCTTTTTTTGCACAAATGTATGTTGCAGCACTCGTTGGAATTGTAGTCAGTATGCCTGTAATTATTAAAGAGTTAGTAGGATTCATCAAACCTGCATTAAAAGAAAATGAAATTGACGTTAGTAGAACTATTTCAATACCAGCGTTAGGATTGTTCACTGCAGGATGTGTGTTTTCATATAATCTTGTGATTCCATACATGTTAGAATTTTTGTACAGATATGGGGAAGGAGCAGGATTAGTTACTTTTCTCAACGTCATGGAATTTGTAACATTTGTCTTACAATTCTTGTTGGCATTTGGTTTTTCATTTCAACTTCCTCTGGTAATGTATGCAATATCAGCATCAGGAATGGTAGATGCAGATTTTTGGAGGAAAAACATTAGATATGCCATAGTGATCATAGTGATCTTTGGAGCGATAATCACTCCCGATGGAACGGGTGTAACAATGATGTTTGTTGCAGGACCAATGATTGCGTTGTATGCGGCAGGCATGATAATTATTGAGCGTAAGGAACGAAAAAAGTTGAACACTTAA
- the purQ gene encoding phosphoribosylformylglycinamidine synthase subunit PurQ: MKVGVVVFPGSNCDRDMFHVLTDVFNLDAQYYWHEKSLPKNIDAVILPGGFSYGDRLRAGVIAAHSPIIKDVKKMAEKGIPILGVCNGFQILVESGLLPGVLLKNESLNFMCEWTSLIVENNKTPFTNKFKLNQRIPIPIANGEGRYYVDDDMMKKLMKKNQIVFRYSEIVNGSVNRIAGVCNEDGNVVGMMPHPERAVESDINPIDNKPSSLIFESLLTQTGVAK, encoded by the coding sequence GTGAAAGTCGGAGTTGTAGTTTTTCCTGGTAGTAATTGTGATCGGGATATGTTTCATGTTTTAACAGATGTGTTTAATCTTGATGCTCAGTATTATTGGCATGAAAAAAGCCTCCCAAAAAATATTGATGCTGTAATTCTTCCTGGCGGATTCTCTTATGGTGATAGACTCCGAGCAGGAGTTATCGCAGCTCATAGTCCGATAATTAAAGACGTTAAAAAAATGGCCGAGAAAGGCATTCCAATTTTGGGGGTCTGTAACGGATTTCAAATTCTGGTAGAGTCAGGACTTCTTCCTGGTGTTTTACTGAAAAACGAATCTCTTAATTTTATGTGTGAATGGACTAGTCTGATTGTTGAAAACAATAAAACCCCTTTTACAAATAAATTTAAACTCAATCAGAGAATTCCAATCCCTATAGCAAATGGCGAAGGCAGGTATTATGTTGATGATGACATGATGAAAAAATTAATGAAAAAAAATCAAATAGTTTTTAGATATAGTGAAATTGTAAATGGCTCTGTAAATCGAATTGCTGGTGTTTGTAATGAAGATGGAAATGTTGTGGGAATGATGCCTCATCCTGAAAGAGCAGTAGAATCTGATATTAACCCCATTGATAACAAACCTTCTTCACTTATCTTTGAATCCCTATTAACACAAACGGGTGTTGCTAAATGA
- a CDS encoding O-methyltransferase — protein sequence MNESIVKILHELENQSNLEKTRKIDVPPQDRMLAITKETGEMLNMILRMKNAKNMLEIGTSVGYSTIWCAEAIMENSGKIITIEQNPNKIRRAMENFEKSGTSDHIAIKEGNAKKILEAMNEKDENRKGFDLVLIDADKENVKEYFDLVLPMVIVGGVIITDNMLYPEKYRAGMKKFSEYLKQHPQVKTITSSIGNGEEITIKIK from the coding sequence ATGAATGAATCAATAGTAAAAATACTCCATGAGTTAGAAAATCAATCAAATCTTGAAAAAACAAGAAAAATCGATGTTCCTCCACAAGACAGAATGCTTGCAATTACCAAAGAAACAGGAGAAATGCTAAACATGATTTTACGCATGAAAAATGCAAAAAATATGCTTGAAATCGGGACATCCGTAGGATATTCAACAATATGGTGTGCAGAAGCAATAATGGAGAATTCAGGAAAAATCATCACAATTGAACAAAACCCCAATAAAATTAGAAGGGCAATGGAAAATTTTGAAAAATCAGGAACAAGTGATCATATTGCGATAAAAGAAGGCAACGCAAAAAAAATCTTAGAAGCAATGAATGAAAAAGATGAAAATAGAAAAGGTTTTGATCTAGTTTTAATCGATGCAGACAAAGAAAATGTTAAAGAATATTTCGATCTAGTTTTGCCAATGGTCATAGTTGGAGGAGTAATCATTACAGACAATATGCTATACCCAGAAAAATACAGAGCAGGTATGAAAAAATTTTCAGAATATTTAAAACAACATCCACAGGTAAAAACAATCACATCATCAATTGGTAACGGCGAAGAAATTACAATCAAAATAAAATAA
- a CDS encoding formate--phosphoribosylaminoimidazolecarboxamide ligase family protein, whose protein sequence is MIKSSEIKKIVNQYTDVKIGVLGSHSALEIMDGAKDEDFQTRVFCQKGREGPYQRFGRIADEITIVNKFKEMASAKYQKELRDSNTIIVPHRSLTVYLGYKTIENAFKVPIFGNRKLFQAEERTAKKGQYYLLEKARIKYPKLFKDPKKINKPCIVKVQEKRRPLERAFFTVSSYKDYLQKSEEKIKQGVIDRKDLQKASIEELAIGTYMNFNFFHTPISNQVDFIGIERRLQTNIHDYNALPAREQMEIDMDLQNIEVGHTPASIRESLLEKVLKMGDKFVAAVKKEYAPGIIGPFSLQSVITKDLELIVYDVSLRVPGNPIVATTSPYTKYQYGQTFGVGRRIAMEIKRAQEEDRLDEIVT, encoded by the coding sequence GTGATTAAAAGTTCAGAAATCAAGAAAATTGTTAATCAGTATACTGATGTAAAAATAGGCGTTCTAGGAAGCCATTCTGCACTTGAAATCATGGATGGCGCAAAAGATGAAGATTTTCAAACCCGTGTTTTCTGTCAAAAAGGAAGAGAAGGACCATATCAAAGATTTGGACGCATTGCAGATGAAATTACAATTGTTAATAAATTCAAAGAAATGGCATCAGCCAAATATCAAAAAGAATTACGAGATTCTAATACAATAATAGTTCCACACAGATCACTTACAGTCTATTTAGGTTACAAAACAATTGAGAACGCATTCAAGGTTCCAATTTTTGGGAACAGAAAATTATTTCAGGCAGAAGAAAGAACAGCAAAAAAAGGGCAGTACTACCTGTTAGAAAAGGCCAGAATCAAATATCCAAAATTATTCAAAGATCCAAAGAAAATCAATAAACCGTGTATTGTTAAAGTGCAAGAAAAAAGAAGACCATTAGAAAGAGCTTTCTTTACGGTGTCGTCCTACAAAGATTATTTGCAAAAATCAGAAGAAAAAATCAAGCAAGGCGTAATTGACAGAAAAGATCTACAAAAGGCAAGCATTGAAGAATTAGCAATAGGAACATACATGAATTTTAATTTCTTTCATACTCCAATTTCAAACCAAGTTGACTTTATTGGAATAGAAAGAAGATTACAAACCAATATTCATGATTACAATGCACTACCAGCAAGAGAACAAATGGAGATAGATATGGATTTACAGAATATCGAAGTAGGTCACACACCTGCAAGTATTAGAGAATCATTATTAGAAAAAGTACTCAAAATGGGAGACAAATTTGTTGCAGCAGTAAAAAAAGAATATGCCCCAGGAATCATAGGGCCATTCTCACTTCAAAGTGTAATTACAAAAGATTTGGAATTGATTGTATATGACGTCTCATTAAGAGTACCTGGAAACCCAATAGTAGCAACAACTAGCCCATATACAAAATACCAATACGGACAAACATTTGGAGTAGGCAGAAGGATCGCCATGGAGATAAAACGTGCCCAAGAAGAAGACAGATTAGATGAAATAGTCACATAG
- a CDS encoding potassium transporter TrkG, with protein sequence MSTNPERAVSYVLNKYVTNYMDKDVLILGQNTQTREAARMLRHYETDDIIVTDENNLPVGIVTDEDILSKVSDVTVYAEATTLRDIMSTPLITINEKATLQDALHKMRDNNIRKLPVLSKKNEVVGMIFQTVIANVIRDATATAPRLLSPPAKAVLGNLGFVLQFAGVLLLVPAIVATILEDTTTATGIYLTTVLLLVTGFFLNSYGEKSSLNLQQASILVFSSLFLLSLFGTVPYLYVLPSDETNIEVFSNAFFSSAAGFTTGGISLFDEPENLSQSFTFFRSYTQLVGGMSFIYLVITAFYPESKLQSMRGFISGRTLHMKELFLTITVIFSIYIVIVAFLLYVFHGGNIIDNFSLSMSTLATGGFTPTSTILEELVWQEQLILIGGMILGALPFTFHYAFVRKKFLSPKLGKEVLTYFAILGAATILFIGISGWDPLESAFYSVSASTTAGLQAESLSGLNGAAQSILIILMFIGGCGFSTAGGLKIFRLFHLRDVRALLSKVKRSELSSQGKKEVISTLIILALFPTISAVAGLHLAASEEVSYQDAFFEAVGVITTGGLSAGVIDFDTDPATKIVLGFLMIFGRLEIIAIIYIFVPKLS encoded by the coding sequence ATGTCAACAAATCCAGAACGAGCTGTTTCATACGTTTTAAACAAATATGTTACAAACTATATGGACAAAGATGTACTTATTCTAGGACAAAACACTCAGACAAGAGAAGCAGCTAGAATGTTACGTCATTACGAAACAGACGACATCATAGTTACAGATGAAAATAATCTTCCGGTTGGAATTGTTACAGACGAGGATATTCTAAGTAAAGTCAGCGATGTTACAGTGTATGCAGAAGCTACAACATTGAGAGATATTATGAGTACTCCATTAATTACAATTAACGAAAAAGCAACATTACAAGATGCACTACATAAAATGAGAGATAATAACATTAGAAAATTACCAGTTCTATCAAAGAAAAACGAAGTAGTGGGGATGATTTTTCAAACAGTAATAGCAAATGTGATTAGAGATGCGACAGCTACAGCACCTCGACTTCTAAGTCCACCAGCAAAAGCAGTTTTAGGTAATTTAGGATTTGTTTTACAATTTGCAGGAGTGTTGTTACTTGTACCTGCAATAGTTGCAACAATATTAGAAGATACTACTACAGCTACAGGAATCTACTTAACTACAGTTCTATTGTTGGTTACAGGGTTTTTCCTTAATTCTTATGGAGAAAAATCTAGTCTTAATCTTCAACAGGCGTCGATTTTGGTATTTTCAAGCCTATTTCTGCTATCTTTGTTTGGAACCGTTCCATACCTGTATGTTTTGCCAAGTGATGAAACCAACATAGAGGTGTTCAGTAATGCTTTCTTTTCTAGTGCAGCAGGATTTACCACGGGAGGGATTTCATTGTTCGATGAGCCAGAAAATCTTTCACAGAGTTTCACATTCTTCAGAAGTTACACTCAACTTGTTGGGGGAATGAGTTTCATTTATCTAGTAATTACGGCATTTTATCCAGAATCAAAACTACAATCAATGCGTGGTTTTATTTCAGGCAGAACACTCCACATGAAAGAATTATTCTTAACAATTACAGTTATCTTTTCAATTTACATCGTAATTGTTGCATTCTTGCTATATGTTTTCCATGGAGGAAATATCATAGATAATTTCTCATTATCTATGAGTACGTTAGCTACAGGAGGATTTACACCAACATCAACAATTCTTGAAGAATTAGTTTGGCAGGAGCAATTGATATTAATCGGAGGAATGATTTTAGGAGCTTTACCATTTACATTCCACTATGCATTTGTACGGAAAAAATTTCTCTCCCCAAAGCTTGGAAAAGAAGTTTTAACATATTTTGCAATCTTAGGTGCTGCAACTATTTTGTTTATTGGAATTAGCGGATGGGATCCATTAGAAAGTGCATTTTATTCAGTTTCAGCTAGTACAACTGCAGGACTTCAGGCAGAAAGCTTATCAGGATTAAACGGAGCAGCACAAAGTATTTTGATAATTCTGATGTTTATCGGAGGTTGTGGATTTTCAACTGCAGGAGGATTAAAAATTTTTAGATTGTTTCATCTTAGAGATGTTCGAGCATTATTAAGCAAAGTTAAACGTTCAGAATTATCAAGTCAAGGAAAAAAAGAAGTTATTTCAACTCTAATTATCCTAGCATTATTTCCCACAATTTCAGCTGTAGCAGGATTACATCTTGCTGCAAGTGAAGAGGTATCATATCAAGATGCATTTTTTGAAGCAGTAGGAGTGATAACCACAGGGGGACTTTCAGCAGGAGTGATTGATTTTGATACGGATCCTGCCACAAAAATCGTATTAGGATTTTTAATGATTTTTGGAAGGCTGGAGATTATTGCAATCATCTACATTTTTGTTCCTAAATTGAGTTAA
- a CDS encoding twin-arginine translocase TatA/TatE family subunit — protein sequence MLGSTEIIILVVVIGVLIFGAKKIPELAKTFGKAKGEFEKGKIEADKDLKEFKEEIDSASKDKNVKTD from the coding sequence ATGTTGGGAAGTACTGAAATTATCATATTAGTAGTAGTGATAGGAGTATTGATTTTTGGTGCAAAGAAAATTCCCGAACTTGCAAAAACATTTGGAAAAGCCAAAGGAGAATTTGAGAAAGGGAAAATTGAGGCAGATAAAGACCTAAAAGAATTCAAAGAAGAAATTGACAGTGCATCTAAAGATAAAAACGTAAAAACAGATTAA
- the purL gene encoding phosphoribosylformylglycinamidine synthase subunit PurL, whose protein sequence is MSLEEQELDELKSKIGRDPTSTELQIVAAEWSEHCSYKSSKRHLKMLPMTGPLIINEKGYDSGVLDVGDGYVVTAHIESHNHPSAVEPYGGAATGVGGVIRDILSAGTRPVAIFNGLRFGNIEKDIQARWLFKNAVTGIADYGNCLGIPTIGGEVEFDQCYENYALVDVAALGFGKKENLIKNHAKKDDIVVLMGGSTGRDGIGGSQFASDSLESEDRSAVQIPDPFIEKLIIEAVLQARNDGLIHAMKDLGGGGLSCAISETADALEIGIEMDVDKVHTRESDMHPDEIMISESQERMLIVTSKTKLKKLQDICKKFRIGCSVIGKVKFDNQMHVKKGKKTFANLPTDVVANATLLDLPSQKPVYLKSIENEKKLKSISNFSKTLMKLLKSPNIASKIWVYGQYDHEVGIRTVVKPGSDASVLRLDNGKYLSAKIDGNPKQCYINPREGAIGCFEEACRNVVCTGAKPIGMLDHLQFGNPKDPEIFWTFLESLKGLTDFAKSFEIPCVGGKVSLYNETPAGPIKPTPVIGVIGLIDKKPSIPQKIVKNDVLLIIGNTKNELGGSEYFEYIHKFVGGKCPTVNFEDSKKNMKSVLSLIDKNLVKSVHDCSKGGLAVAVSEICMINQIGCKILLNKVPAEKLDVDRILFSESHSRYLISFDKKNLSKIESILKKNKILFKEIGQFGGEKIQFMNSTKSVVNLDVKKAQKSWLHALPNLVLHGKK, encoded by the coding sequence ATGAGTCTAGAAGAACAAGAGCTTGATGAACTTAAATCAAAAATTGGAAGAGATCCTACTTCTACTGAATTACAAATTGTAGCTGCAGAATGGTCTGAACATTGTTCATACAAATCCTCAAAAAGACACCTCAAAATGTTGCCTATGACTGGTCCTTTAATTATCAACGAGAAAGGATACGATTCTGGCGTTTTAGATGTTGGTGATGGATATGTTGTCACTGCTCATATTGAAAGTCATAATCATCCATCCGCTGTTGAACCCTATGGTGGTGCAGCAACAGGTGTTGGTGGTGTAATTAGAGATATTTTATCTGCTGGAACTAGACCTGTTGCAATTTTTAATGGATTGCGATTTGGAAATATTGAAAAAGATATTCAAGCTCGTTGGTTATTCAAAAATGCTGTCACTGGAATTGCTGATTATGGAAATTGTTTAGGTATTCCAACTATAGGTGGTGAAGTTGAATTTGATCAATGTTATGAAAATTATGCACTAGTTGATGTTGCTGCATTAGGTTTTGGCAAAAAAGAAAACTTGATCAAAAATCATGCAAAAAAAGACGACATTGTAGTTTTGATGGGAGGTTCAACTGGCAGAGATGGAATAGGTGGCTCACAATTTGCTTCTGACTCTTTAGAATCAGAAGACCGTTCTGCTGTTCAAATACCAGATCCTTTCATTGAAAAATTGATTATTGAAGCTGTTTTACAAGCTCGTAATGATGGATTGATTCACGCTATGAAGGATCTTGGCGGCGGTGGATTGTCCTGTGCAATTTCTGAGACTGCAGATGCACTTGAAATTGGTATAGAGATGGATGTTGACAAAGTTCACACTCGTGAATCTGATATGCATCCTGATGAAATCATGATTTCTGAATCTCAAGAAAGAATGTTGATTGTTACAAGTAAAACTAAATTAAAAAAACTACAAGATATTTGTAAAAAATTTCGTATTGGTTGTTCTGTAATTGGTAAGGTGAAATTTGATAATCAAATGCATGTCAAAAAAGGCAAAAAAACATTTGCAAATTTGCCTACTGATGTTGTAGCTAATGCTACTTTGCTTGATTTACCTTCTCAAAAACCTGTTTATCTAAAGTCTATCGAAAATGAAAAAAAACTTAAATCTATTTCTAATTTTTCCAAAACCTTGATGAAGTTACTTAAATCTCCAAATATTGCAAGCAAGATTTGGGTATATGGCCAATATGATCATGAGGTTGGAATTCGCACTGTTGTCAAACCTGGATCTGATGCTTCTGTATTAAGATTAGATAATGGAAAATATCTTTCAGCAAAAATTGACGGAAATCCCAAACAATGTTATATTAATCCTAGAGAAGGTGCAATTGGTTGTTTTGAAGAAGCATGTAGAAATGTTGTTTGTACAGGAGCAAAACCTATTGGAATGCTTGATCACCTGCAATTTGGTAATCCCAAAGACCCAGAAATTTTTTGGACCTTTTTGGAATCTTTGAAAGGCTTAACTGATTTTGCAAAATCCTTTGAAATTCCATGTGTTGGTGGTAAAGTTAGTTTGTATAATGAGACTCCTGCAGGTCCGATTAAACCAACTCCTGTCATTGGCGTAATTGGATTAATTGACAAAAAACCATCAATCCCACAGAAAATAGTAAAAAATGATGTGCTTCTCATAATTGGTAATACTAAAAATGAACTTGGAGGCTCTGAATATTTTGAATACATTCATAAATTTGTTGGAGGCAAGTGTCCTACAGTAAACTTTGAAGATTCAAAGAAAAATATGAAATCTGTTCTAAGTCTAATTGACAAAAATCTTGTAAAATCTGTACATGATTGCTCAAAAGGCGGATTGGCTGTTGCTGTTTCTGAAATTTGCATGATTAATCAAATTGGATGTAAAATTTTACTGAATAAAGTCCCTGCTGAAAAACTAGATGTAGACCGAATTTTGTTTTCTGAAAGTCATTCCAGATATTTGATTTCTTTTGACAAGAAAAATCTTTCAAAGATTGAAAGCATTCTCAAAAAGAACAAAATTTTATTCAAAGAAATTGGTCAGTTTGGTGGTGAAAAAATTCAATTTATGAATAGTACAAAATCTGTTGTTAATCTTGATGTAAAAAAAGCACAAAAATCTTGGTTACATGCTCTTCCCAATTTGGTTCTTCACGGCAAAAAGTGA
- the purS gene encoding phosphoribosylformylglycinamidine synthase subunit PurS, protein MATYSVHVVIENKPGISDPEGDTILNDLVLKGTHKTVSKIKTAKMLKFTIKEKDKKTAKLKVQEICDDLRVYNPMVSKVTLDVFEN, encoded by the coding sequence ATGGCAACATACAGTGTACACGTGGTTATTGAAAACAAGCCTGGGATTAGTGATCCTGAAGGTGATACCATACTAAATGATTTAGTTCTAAAGGGAACTCACAAAACTGTTTCTAAAATCAAAACTGCCAAAATGCTAAAATTCACAATTAAAGAAAAAGACAAAAAAACTGCAAAATTAAAAGTTCAAGAAATTTGTGACGATTTGAGGGTGTATAATCCTATGGTTAGTAAAGTAACTCTGGATGTTTTTGAAAATTAA
- a CDS encoding UbiX family flavin prenyltransferase, with the protein MKLVIGITGSTGAIYGIRMLETLKKLNIETHLIISEWGEKCISMETDFSLEYVKSLATNTSDEKNMASSVSSGTHRIDGMIVAPCSMKTLAAIANGYDDTLVARAAGVTIKESRKLILMVRETPLSAIHLENMLKLSRLGIVILPPVTEFYTKPQTIDDIVNHGVGKCLDQFDIEHDLYPRWGTL; encoded by the coding sequence TTGAAACTTGTAATTGGAATCACAGGTAGTACAGGTGCCATTTATGGAATCCGAATGCTTGAGACCTTAAAAAAATTAAACATTGAAACACATCTGATAATTTCTGAATGGGGTGAAAAGTGTATTTCTATGGAAACTGATTTTTCTCTTGAGTATGTAAAATCTTTAGCAACAAACACGTCTGATGAAAAGAACATGGCATCAAGTGTTTCTAGTGGCACACATAGAATTGATGGCATGATTGTGGCTCCTTGTAGTATGAAAACTCTGGCAGCTATTGCAAATGGTTATGATGACACCTTAGTTGCTAGAGCTGCTGGAGTGACAATCAAAGAATCTCGAAAATTAATTTTAATGGTTAGAGAAACACCTCTGTCGGCAATTCATTTAGAAAACATGTTAAAATTATCTAGACTAGGTATTGTTATTTTGCCTCCTGTAACTGAATTTTATACAAAACCACAAACTATTGATGATATTGTAAATCATGGTGTTGGGAAATGTCTGGATCAATTTGACATAGAGCACGATTTATACCCTCGATGGGGCACTCTTTAA
- a CDS encoding polyketide cyclase, with translation MPKFSVEKIVYAKRDVVFEIFSNFENYQKLVPKYYPSVRVRSVRGDVSVVEEHFILGDVELLIMAKHVFEKPILHNIFVIGGDAKGSQIKQEFIELENNTKILVDVDLKLKGKLKIKSMFGDNIFKQDYGKLVDTLAKIAEN, from the coding sequence TTGCCTAAGTTTTCTGTAGAAAAAATAGTTTACGCAAAAAGAGATGTTGTTTTTGAAATCTTTTCAAACTTTGAAAATTATCAAAAACTAGTTCCAAAATACTATCCTTCTGTTCGAGTTCGTTCAGTTCGTGGTGATGTTTCTGTAGTTGAAGAACATTTTATTCTTGGAGATGTTGAGTTGTTGATAATGGCAAAACATGTTTTTGAAAAACCAATTTTACATAATATTTTTGTAATTGGTGGTGATGCGAAAGGCAGTCAAATCAAACAAGAGTTTATTGAACTAGAAAATAATACCAAAATTCTAGTTGATGTTGATTTAAAACTTAAAGGAAAACTGAAAATTAAAAGTATGTTTGGAGATAATATATTCAAACAGGATTATGGTAAACTTGTGGATACTTTGGCAAAAATTGCTGAAAATTAA
- a CDS encoding bifunctional nuclease domain-containing protein: MEIDQAQDPDYDSVKIDYVGFVDPYAVEGMVVLKADNGKEFHMRAFSGEVAKHISSFGETTGEAAPSIYKMIEEICEENELVLVKVKIYESGDVLRANLYFTGKKDLVLRNYRASDAMALGAFYNIPILVRKNLLKESVEAE; the protein is encoded by the coding sequence ATGGAAATTGATCAAGCACAAGATCCTGATTATGATTCTGTAAAAATTGATTATGTAGGTTTTGTAGATCCTTATGCTGTTGAGGGCATGGTAGTTCTAAAAGCTGATAATGGAAAAGAATTTCACATGCGTGCGTTTTCAGGAGAGGTTGCAAAACATATCTCTAGTTTTGGAGAAACTACTGGTGAGGCAGCCCCTTCTATTTACAAAATGATTGAAGAGATATGTGAAGAAAACGAATTGGTGTTAGTTAAAGTCAAAATCTATGAAAGTGGTGATGTTTTACGTGCAAATCTCTATTTTACGGGAAAAAAAGACCTTGTTTTGAGAAATTACCGTGCTTCTGATGCCATGGCATTAGGTGCTTTTTACAATATTCCAATTCTTGTAAGAAAAAATCTTCTCAAAGAAAGTGTAGAGGCAGAATAA